The Desulfuromonas versatilis genome has a segment encoding these proteins:
- a CDS encoding methylenetetrahydrofolate reductase C-terminal domain-containing protein, whose amino-acid sequence MIISKQKDRQELLAALEGRDRIFLVGCAACATACKSGGEEEVFQLQEWLGGQGKEVTGSVVIDEACHIMRAARDLRQHYAQIEEAQALLVLACGAGIQSVSGSTDRLVIGGVNSLFLGNVRRFGQYEEKCSLCGECILNETAGICPVTNCAKGLLNGPCGGMEEGRCEADRDSECAWVQIYERLKTQGRQGVFARTVAPKNWAKGGKPGKHKLK is encoded by the coding sequence ATGATCATCAGCAAGCAGAAGGACCGGCAGGAGTTGCTCGCCGCCCTCGAGGGCCGCGACCGGATCTTTCTGGTGGGGTGCGCCGCCTGCGCCACCGCCTGCAAGTCCGGCGGCGAGGAAGAGGTGTTTCAGCTCCAGGAGTGGCTTGGCGGCCAGGGCAAGGAGGTCACCGGCAGCGTTGTCATCGATGAGGCCTGTCACATCATGCGCGCCGCCAGGGACCTGCGCCAGCACTATGCTCAGATCGAGGAGGCGCAGGCCCTGCTGGTTCTCGCCTGCGGGGCGGGGATCCAGTCGGTCTCAGGCAGTACGGACAGGCTGGTGATCGGCGGGGTAAACTCACTGTTTCTCGGCAACGTGCGGCGATTCGGCCAGTATGAGGAGAAGTGCTCGCTGTGCGGTGAATGTATCCTCAACGAAACCGCCGGCATCTGTCCCGTCACCAATTGCGCCAAGGGTTTGCTCAACGGACCCTGTGGCGGAATGGAGGAGGGGCGTTGCGAGGCTGATCGCGACAGCGAATGCGCCTGGGTGCAGATCTATGAGCGGCTCAAGACGCAGGGCCGCCAGGGCGTGTTCGCCCGCACCGTCGCCCCCAAGAACTGGGCCAAGGGGGGCAAGCCGGGGAAACATAAACTCAAGTGA
- a CDS encoding FmdB family zinc ribbon protein, producing the protein MPLYEYQCESCNQVFEVRQKFSDPPVAECSACGGPVKKLISQAGFALKGGGWYQQGYAGGSQPAACPSGGGGAACGGCPKAANE; encoded by the coding sequence ATGCCGTTGTACGAATATCAGTGCGAGAGCTGCAATCAGGTTTTCGAGGTCCGTCAGAAGTTTTCCGATCCGCCGGTAGCCGAATGCAGCGCCTGTGGCGGTCCGGTAAAAAAGCTCATATCCCAGGCCGGTTTCGCTTTGAAGGGCGGGGGCTGGTACCAGCAGGGCTACGCCGGCGGGTCGCAACCCGCGGCCTGCCCTTCCGGTGGCGGCGGTGCGGCATGTGGCGGTTGCCCGAAGGCCGCCAACGAGTGA
- a CDS encoding DUF4126 domain-containing protein, giving the protein MEQLHEVARTIALTMGVAWASGINLYAAILVLGLLGATGNITLPENLMVLTEPVVIAAAGLMYAVEFVADKVPGADTGWDGLHTFIRIPAGALLAAGAVGEVNPALALAAAILGGSLTAATHATKAGSRVVINTSPEPVSNWVASLGEDIAVIGGLWVALNYPLVFIGLLILFILFMIWLLPKLWVAIKKAFGFLGRIFREA; this is encoded by the coding sequence ATGGAACAGTTGCACGAGGTCGCCCGTACCATCGCCCTGACCATGGGGGTTGCCTGGGCCAGCGGAATCAACCTCTATGCCGCCATCCTGGTGCTTGGACTGCTCGGCGCAACAGGCAACATAACCCTGCCAGAGAACCTGATGGTTCTCACCGAGCCCGTGGTCATCGCAGCGGCCGGGCTGATGTATGCGGTGGAATTTGTCGCCGACAAGGTGCCTGGAGCCGACACCGGCTGGGATGGCCTGCACACCTTCATTCGCATTCCCGCCGGAGCCCTGTTGGCCGCGGGCGCCGTCGGAGAGGTCAACCCCGCCCTGGCCTTGGCCGCGGCAATCCTCGGCGGGAGCCTGACCGCCGCCACCCATGCCACCAAGGCCGGCTCCCGGGTGGTAATCAACACCTCCCCCGAACCGGTAAGCAACTGGGTCGCCTCGCTGGGCGAAGACATCGCGGTGATCGGCGGCCTGTGGGTTGCCTTGAACTATCCGCTGGTATTCATAGGCCTGCTCATCCTGTTTATCCTGTTCATGATCTGGCTGCTCCCCAAGCTTTGGGTGGCCATCAAGAAGGCCTTCGGATTTCTCGGCAGGATCTTCCGCGAAGCCTGA
- a CDS encoding GGDEF domain-containing protein, protein MAATTLIIGQSTRRRQEISDLAESTQLFDRILHSSTPRETLAMLENFRIDLIFFGMEKLSKEAFEWTRYLKQRAEWSDIPLLALAAEGSEEDRIIGFESGASDCLTYATSTKEAAARIHRYLANKRRMDQLRKANADLARQSLTDELTGLGNRRFFHQTLEAEASRSSRSATTYSLMLVDLDHFKSINDTYGHPAGDAVLRAVSAALRRSLRKPDTVCRFGGEEFALIMPGTSSDAAHLVAERVRARIASLTPAELGIDLRVTASIGISTASGRGSAGHLEIIEEADQALYRAKENGRNRTEVYADGKRFFPSAFFSGQIDPATLARAI, encoded by the coding sequence ATGGCCGCAACGACCCTCATCATCGGACAATCCACCAGGCGCAGGCAGGAAATCTCCGACCTGGCCGAATCGACCCAACTGTTCGACCGCATTCTGCACAGCAGCACCCCCAGGGAGACCCTGGCGATGCTGGAGAATTTCAGAATCGACCTGATCTTCTTCGGGATGGAGAAACTATCGAAGGAGGCCTTCGAGTGGACCCGCTATCTGAAACAGCGCGCCGAGTGGAGCGATATCCCCCTGCTTGCTCTCGCAGCAGAAGGCAGTGAAGAAGATAGAATCATCGGTTTCGAATCCGGGGCCAGCGACTGCCTGACCTACGCCACCTCGACCAAGGAGGCCGCCGCGCGCATTCACCGCTACCTCGCCAACAAGAGACGCATGGATCAGTTGCGCAAGGCCAATGCCGACCTGGCGCGCCAGAGCCTGACCGACGAGTTGACCGGGCTGGGCAACCGGCGATTTTTCCACCAGACCCTTGAAGCCGAGGCCTCCCGCAGCAGTCGCTCCGCAACCACCTACTCGCTGATGTTGGTAGACCTGGACCATTTCAAGTCGATCAACGACACCTACGGCCACCCGGCCGGTGACGCGGTGCTCCGGGCGGTCTCGGCCGCCCTGCGCCGCAGCCTGAGAAAACCGGATACCGTCTGCAGATTCGGCGGCGAAGAATTCGCCCTGATCATGCCGGGGACCAGTTCAGACGCGGCCCACCTGGTCGCCGAGCGCGTTCGGGCCCGGATCGCCTCCCTGACTCCCGCCGAGCTGGGCATCGACCTGCGGGTTACCGCCAGCATCGGCATCAGCACCGCAAGCGGTCGAGGCAGCGCCGGCCACCTCGAAATCATCGAGGAGGCCGACCAGGCCCTGTATCGAGCCAAGGAAAACGGCCGCAACCGAACCGAAGTCTATGCCGACGGCAAGCGATTCTTCCCCTCCGCCTTTTTTTCCGGGCAGATCGACCCCGCCACCCTGGCCAGGGCCATCTGA
- a CDS encoding TRAP transporter large permease encodes MATLTLFGLLVILLLIGVPIAVALGLSTTAALLLFTDQPTLIIAQKMFTSLDKFALMAIPLFVLAGNFLSQGGAAARIIRFARSVVGHLPGGLPISAIFACIIFAAVSGSSPATVAAIGSIMIGAIREDGYSDSFSVGGIVCAGSLGILIPPSIVLIVYGVTVDQSIGKLFMAGVVPGIFLGGMLMVVTYIAAVRGGFKKTKAASGKEIWVAFKDAVWALLVVIIIIGGIYGGLFTPTEAAAVAAVYGFIVVKFIYRDLSWKQVPDVIKASAATAAMIMFIIANAMIFAYMLTIEQIPQQLAAWIIDMNLSKVTFLIFVNLLLLLAGNFMEPSSLIMIIAPLIFPVAMKLGIDPIHLGVIITVNMEIGMLTPPVGLNLFVASGISGLSLGDVVKAAIPWFFALLIGLLIITYVPAISLWLPNLMFGR; translated from the coding sequence ATGGCTACCCTGACTCTATTCGGACTGCTGGTGATTCTTCTGCTGATCGGGGTGCCGATCGCTGTCGCCCTGGGCCTTTCCACTACCGCGGCGCTGCTTCTGTTCACCGATCAGCCGACGCTGATCATCGCCCAGAAAATGTTCACCTCGCTGGACAAATTCGCCCTGATGGCCATCCCCCTGTTCGTCCTGGCCGGGAACTTTCTCTCCCAGGGGGGGGCGGCGGCGCGCATCATCCGCTTTGCCCGCTCGGTGGTCGGCCACCTGCCGGGGGGCCTGCCGATTTCGGCGATCTTCGCCTGCATCATTTTCGCCGCCGTAAGCGGCTCCTCCCCGGCGACCGTGGCAGCCATCGGTTCGATCATGATCGGCGCCATCCGCGAGGACGGCTACAGCGACAGCTTCTCGGTGGGCGGCATTGTCTGCGCCGGCTCGCTGGGGATCCTGATTCCGCCGTCCATTGTGCTGATCGTCTACGGGGTCACCGTCGACCAGTCCATCGGCAAGCTGTTCATGGCCGGGGTGGTTCCGGGGATCTTCCTTGGCGGGATGCTGATGGTTGTGACCTACATCGCCGCGGTAAGGGGTGGGTTCAAAAAGACCAAGGCCGCCTCCGGCAAGGAGATCTGGGTGGCCTTCAAGGATGCCGTCTGGGCGCTGCTGGTGGTCATCATCATCATCGGCGGCATCTACGGCGGCCTGTTCACCCCCACCGAGGCGGCCGCCGTCGCCGCGGTGTACGGCTTCATCGTGGTCAAGTTCATCTACCGCGATCTTTCCTGGAAACAGGTTCCCGACGTCATCAAGGCCTCCGCGGCAACCGCGGCGATGATCATGTTCATCATCGCCAACGCGATGATCTTCGCCTACATGCTGACTATCGAGCAGATTCCCCAGCAGCTGGCCGCCTGGATCATCGACATGAACCTGAGCAAGGTCACCTTCCTGATCTTCGTCAACCTGTTGTTGCTGCTGGCTGGCAACTTCATGGAACCCTCGAGCCTGATCATGATCATCGCGCCGCTAATCTTCCCGGTGGCCATGAAGCTCGGCATTGACCCGATCCACCTCGGGGTGATCATTACCGTCAACATGGAGATCGGCATGCTGACCCCGCCGGTCGGACTCAACCTGTTCGTGGCCAGCGGCATATCGGGGCTGAGCCTTGGCGACGTGGTAAAAGCGGCGATTCCATGGTTTTTCGCCTTGCTGATCGGCCTGCTGATCATCACCTACGTGCCGGCCATCAGCCTGTGGCTTCCCAACCTGATGTTCGGCCGTTAA
- the folD gene encoding bifunctional methylenetetrahydrofolate dehydrogenase/methenyltetrahydrofolate cyclohydrolase FolD: MSKIIDGKAIAADIRKQIAAEVQVLKAENVTPGLAVVLVGDDPASRVYVSMKEKACEQAGIFSDEHKLPAETSEAQLLALIDELNRDRRIDGILVQLPLPGHIDESKVLEAISPEKDVDGFHPYNVGRLATGNPLFQPCTPYGVMKMLEHSGVELAGKEVVVVGRSNIVGKPVALMCLAKHATVTICHSRTRDLADQVRRADVVVAAVGRPEMIKGDWIKPGAVVIDVGVNRVGEKKLVGDVDFAAASERASAITPVPGGVGPMTITMLLYNTVESAKRRAAK, encoded by the coding sequence GTGAGCAAAATTATTGATGGCAAGGCGATTGCCGCTGATATCCGCAAGCAGATCGCGGCCGAGGTTCAGGTTCTCAAGGCCGAAAACGTGACTCCGGGGCTGGCGGTGGTACTGGTGGGGGACGACCCGGCCAGCCGGGTGTACGTGTCGATGAAGGAGAAGGCCTGCGAGCAGGCAGGGATTTTTTCGGACGAGCACAAGCTGCCGGCCGAAACCTCCGAGGCCCAGCTCCTGGCCCTGATTGACGAACTCAACCGCGACCGGCGCATCGACGGCATCCTGGTCCAGTTGCCGCTGCCGGGACATATCGACGAGAGCAAGGTGCTCGAGGCGATTTCTCCGGAAAAGGACGTGGACGGTTTTCATCCCTATAACGTCGGGCGCCTGGCGACCGGCAATCCCCTTTTTCAGCCCTGCACCCCCTATGGGGTAATGAAGATGCTGGAGCACAGCGGCGTTGAACTGGCGGGCAAGGAAGTCGTCGTGGTCGGCCGCTCCAACATCGTGGGCAAACCGGTGGCCTTGATGTGCCTGGCCAAACACGCCACGGTCACCATCTGCCACTCCCGGACCCGGGACCTGGCCGACCAGGTGCGGCGCGCCGATGTGGTCGTCGCCGCCGTGGGCCGACCGGAGATGATCAAGGGCGATTGGATCAAGCCCGGCGCGGTGGTGATTGACGTCGGCGTCAACCGGGTGGGCGAGAAGAAACTCGTAGGCGATGTGGATTTCGCCGCGGCCAGCGAGCGGGCCAGTGCCATCACCCCGGTCCCCGGCGGGGTCGGCCCCATGACCATCACCATGCTGCTTTACAACACCGTGGAAAGCGCAAAGCGCCGCGCCGCAAAATAG
- a CDS encoding universal stress protein, which produces MLPNYSNILVATDLSQNSVHAFKHAVMMARRNQAKIHLLHVVPEVDASMRAYISAMMVKGSLDKFEAQHEEEARQEIQKRLKKFAEDELADHPEDLQRIASIEVSHGHPVAKILQVADQNKIDVIVMGSHGKGAIEHAFLGSTTEKVLRKSKRPVFVIPLPD; this is translated from the coding sequence ATGCTACCCAACTACAGCAATATTCTGGTGGCAACCGACCTGAGTCAAAACTCCGTTCACGCCTTCAAGCACGCCGTCATGATGGCGCGGCGCAACCAGGCGAAAATCCACCTGCTTCACGTGGTTCCAGAAGTCGACGCCTCGATGCGGGCCTACATCTCGGCGATGATGGTCAAGGGAAGCCTGGACAAGTTCGAGGCCCAGCACGAGGAGGAAGCGCGTCAGGAAATTCAGAAACGGTTGAAGAAATTCGCCGAGGACGAACTGGCCGACCACCCCGAAGACCTGCAGAGGATCGCCAGCATCGAGGTGTCCCATGGGCACCCGGTGGCCAAGATTCTCCAGGTTGCCGACCAGAACAAAATCGACGTGATCGTCATGGGTTCACACGGCAAGGGTGCCATCGAGCACGCCTTTCTCGGCAGCACCACGGAAAAGGTCCTGCGCAAATCCAAGCGACCGGTGTTCGTCATCCCCCTGCCGGACTGA
- a CDS encoding TRAP transporter small permease: MFDRLDRYLEIFSTTVMMITMSLATLVAFINVVLRYGFNMSLSWAGEMTSYLFIWSALFGAAYGFKIGMHLGVTIVIHKLKPKVAKVVLTFSLLIILGYLLALIVWGYNFCVFNYELEQSSVDMGIPFWIIYGCVPITMGIAAYQVILKIVKLLKVPGDEFSYDMVMKEH; this comes from the coding sequence ATGTTTGACAGACTAGACAGGTACCTGGAAATTTTCAGCACCACCGTGATGATGATCACCATGTCGCTGGCGACCCTGGTGGCGTTCATCAACGTCGTGTTGCGCTACGGATTCAACATGTCGCTCAGTTGGGCGGGGGAGATGACCTCCTACCTGTTCATCTGGAGCGCCCTGTTCGGGGCCGCCTACGGCTTCAAGATAGGCATGCACCTGGGGGTGACCATCGTCATCCACAAACTCAAGCCGAAGGTCGCCAAGGTCGTACTGACCTTCAGCCTGCTGATCATTCTCGGCTACCTGCTCGCCCTGATCGTCTGGGGCTACAACTTCTGCGTCTTCAACTATGAACTCGAACAGTCCTCGGTCGACATGGGGATCCCCTTCTGGATCATCTACGGGTGTGTCCCGATCACCATGGGAATCGCCGCCTACCAGGTAATTCTGAAGATCGTCAAGCTCCTGAAAGTGCCGGGAGATGAATTTTCCTATGACATGGTTATGAAGGAGCATTGA
- a CDS encoding ferritin-like domain-containing protein, which translates to MNVFDFAMDVERSGMKYYRRLANKTENKGIRRIFSMMAKDEEMLLRRFQAMRGRVQNTTMEDSRVLDYAANIFEGLLDDNDALRMETDLDAYNYVLEVEKAICQLYRDAAEREKNDEVRGLLRKIGAEEHRELESLEKIYDFVNAPNEYLAWGEFSNLDEFHNFGRYEG; encoded by the coding sequence ATGAATGTGTTTGATTTTGCCATGGATGTCGAACGCAGCGGCATGAAATATTACCGCAGGCTGGCCAATAAAACCGAAAACAAGGGCATTCGCAGAATATTTTCCATGATGGCCAAGGATGAAGAGATGCTGCTGCGACGCTTCCAGGCGATGCGCGGCCGGGTGCAGAATACCACCATGGAAGACAGCCGGGTGCTGGATTATGCCGCCAACATCTTCGAGGGGTTGCTCGATGACAACGACGCCCTGCGGATGGAAACCGACCTTGACGCCTACAATTACGTCCTCGAGGTGGAAAAGGCGATCTGCCAGCTTTACCGGGATGCAGCCGAGCGCGAAAAAAACGACGAGGTTCGCGGTCTGCTCAGAAAGATCGGTGCCGAGGAGCACCGGGAACTGGAAAGCCTGGAGAAAATCTACGATTTCGTCAATGCCCCCAACGAGTACCTGGCGTGGGGCGAATTCAGCAACCTGGATGAGTTTCACAATTTCGGCCGCTATGAAGGCTGA
- a CDS encoding phage holin family protein: protein MPGLLIRWGIQTLAILAAAYLLEGVEVTGFFSALFAAALLGILNALFRPVLLLLTLPFNILTLGLFTFVINALLLMMVSGVVGGFVVQGFWPAVFGSLIISLVSWLLTTLVSDQGRVEVIALQRRGGRWE, encoded by the coding sequence ATGCCCGGACTGCTGATTCGCTGGGGCATCCAGACCCTCGCCATTCTGGCAGCTGCCTACCTGCTGGAGGGGGTGGAGGTGACGGGGTTCTTTTCCGCCCTGTTCGCCGCCGCCCTGCTGGGCATTCTGAACGCCTTGTTTCGCCCGGTGCTGCTGCTGTTGACCCTGCCGTTCAACATTCTCACCCTGGGGCTGTTCACTTTCGTCATCAATGCGCTGCTGCTGATGATGGTCAGCGGGGTGGTCGGAGGCTTTGTGGTGCAGGGCTTCTGGCCCGCGGTGTTCGGTTCGCTGATCATCAGCCTGGTGAGCTGGCTGTTGACCACCCTGGTCAGCGACCAGGGGCGGGTCGAGGTCATCGCCCTGCAGCGACGCGGCGGTCGCTGGGAGTAG
- a CDS encoding TAXI family TRAP transporter solute-binding subunit encodes MKRSACIIILTLNLLLLAPLTIFGQAVKLELIFSGGPTGGTFDFFSAGIAEHLSRNAGNLVVINRTSPGSVENIRRVNAGAADFAIVYAGDLFLARQGKLPQDQKKYEGVLAMASLYDAPAHLVTLRSSGIDSVAKLVGKRVAVGGVGSGAAASAERYFRSLDLWSRIEPRFIGYSHAAKALAGEQIDALWILAGVPNSAVVELAASHEIRFLDIPPPAEEADFSAPFPFYSEVLIPAGTYPGQDRAVQSFQDTAVWVAGKQLRAEQVSAALREVFSAAGLVHLARVKTTARQMPRDGGLENILTPLHPGAEHYWDEQATASALPRD; translated from the coding sequence ATGAAGCGTAGCGCCTGCATCATCATTCTGACCCTGAACCTGCTGCTTCTGGCCCCCCTTACGATCTTCGGCCAGGCAGTGAAGCTCGAGTTGATTTTTTCGGGCGGCCCGACCGGGGGGACCTTCGACTTCTTTTCGGCAGGCATTGCCGAACACCTCTCGAGAAACGCCGGGAATCTGGTGGTCATCAACAGGACCTCGCCTGGATCGGTGGAGAACATCCGCCGAGTGAACGCGGGGGCCGCTGATTTTGCCATCGTTTATGCGGGCGACCTGTTTCTGGCCCGCCAGGGGAAACTGCCTCAGGACCAAAAAAAATATGAAGGGGTCCTCGCCATGGCCTCCCTTTACGACGCCCCCGCCCACCTGGTAACCCTGCGCAGCAGCGGCATAGATTCAGTGGCGAAGCTGGTCGGGAAAAGGGTGGCCGTCGGCGGGGTCGGTTCCGGCGCGGCGGCCTCCGCCGAGCGCTACTTCCGTTCCCTGGACCTCTGGAGCCGGATCGAGCCGCGGTTCATCGGCTACAGCCATGCGGCGAAAGCCCTGGCAGGTGAGCAGATCGATGCCCTGTGGATTTTGGCGGGAGTGCCCAACAGCGCGGTTGTTGAGCTGGCTGCCAGCCACGAGATCCGGTTTCTCGATATCCCGCCCCCGGCTGAAGAAGCCGATTTTTCTGCCCCCTTCCCCTTCTATTCCGAGGTTCTCATCCCCGCAGGCACCTACCCCGGCCAGGACAGGGCGGTGCAGAGTTTTCAGGACACCGCGGTCTGGGTCGCCGGCAAGCAGCTCAGGGCTGAACAGGTTTCGGCAGCGCTGCGGGAGGTCTTCTCCGCCGCCGGGCTGGTCCATCTGGCCAGAGTAAAGACCACGGCCCGGCAGATGCCCCGGGACGGAGGCCTCGAGAACATCCTGACCCCGCTTCACCCGGGAGCTGAACACTACTGGGATGAGCAGGCTACGGCCTCCGCCCTGCCTAGGGATTGA
- a CDS encoding TRAP transporter substrate-binding protein — MRKFGFLVGLMILSLVAVPAMAAPVTIKFSHVVAVDTPKGQAAEYFKKLVEERSNGEIKVEVYPNASLYDDRAALEALSMNAVQMAAPSFSKFTTFVPQLELFDLPFLFNDIDHLHQVLNGEVGQKLLNMVEKKGMVGMAYWDNGFKQLSANKPLIKPEDASGLKFRIMSSKVLEAQFKALAANPQVLPFSEVYSALQQKVVDACENPLSNFYTQKFYEVQTDLTMSNHGYLGYMVVASKIFWKKLNDDQRALITQAMKESTEYANKLAVELDEKYLAEIKTAGTTKIHELTPEQRKAWKDKLLPIYSEFYDAVGKDLIEGALAAGK, encoded by the coding sequence ATGCGCAAATTTGGATTTCTTGTCGGACTGATGATCCTGTCACTGGTTGCGGTACCCGCCATGGCAGCACCGGTAACCATCAAATTCTCCCACGTCGTAGCCGTCGACACCCCCAAGGGCCAGGCCGCGGAGTACTTCAAGAAGCTCGTGGAGGAGCGCTCCAATGGCGAGATCAAGGTTGAGGTTTACCCCAACGCCTCGCTTTACGACGATCGCGCCGCCCTCGAGGCGCTGAGCATGAACGCCGTGCAGATGGCCGCCCCCAGCTTTTCCAAGTTCACCACCTTCGTCCCCCAGCTCGAGCTGTTCGACCTCCCCTTCCTGTTCAATGACATCGACCACCTGCACCAGGTGCTCAACGGTGAAGTGGGCCAGAAGCTGCTCAACATGGTCGAGAAAAAAGGGATGGTCGGCATGGCCTATTGGGACAACGGCTTCAAGCAACTCTCCGCCAACAAGCCCCTGATCAAGCCTGAGGATGCTTCCGGGCTGAAATTCCGCATCATGTCCTCCAAGGTTCTCGAGGCCCAGTTCAAAGCCCTCGCCGCCAATCCCCAGGTGCTGCCCTTCTCCGAGGTCTACAGCGCCCTTCAGCAGAAGGTCGTGGACGCCTGCGAGAACCCGCTGTCCAACTTCTACACCCAGAAATTCTATGAAGTGCAGACCGATCTGACCATGTCCAACCACGGCTACCTCGGCTACATGGTGGTCGCCAGCAAGATTTTCTGGAAGAAGCTCAACGACGACCAGCGCGCGCTGATCACCCAGGCGATGAAGGAGTCCACCGAGTATGCCAACAAACTGGCGGTGGAACTGGATGAAAAGTACCTGGCCGAGATCAAGACCGCCGGCACTACCAAGATCCATGAGTTGACCCCGGAGCAGCGCAAGGCATGGAAAGACAAGCTGCTGCCGATCTATTCCGAGTTTTATGATGCCGTCGGCAAAGACCTGATCGAAGGGGCCCTGGCCGCAGGCAAATAA
- a CDS encoding phosphotransferase, translating to MLIEMHCHTREHSACSHIGALELIERVFAKGLQGVVFTDHHFLWDPLELARLRRQAGVPDHFLILSGQETCSAELGDVLIYGARETFARGTPLARIRQSAPDAALVWAHPYRKQRLPTAAKLNHPLLDAIEIFNSNHTVRENSRGLCDWHRHRFTAIAGTDTHGADYAGLYPTIFDHPVKTIDELALEIRRGRCRPFFKEIPRAGSKSQVTEVTFGAKGQDEVRERIIIQTLDSSYKWRSAERAHKIMAAIAAQGFSEGRFRVPRAIDEDPATRTLIQQGLRGKSLFDKLLKAPVEDGQHFVRLAACWLARLHNGRLQLTPAGEFAEREQKRLENYVKRFREIDHPHTRRAEEIMERIAAEEQRLGVEQPELLIQGHGDYHPKNIFIGQDNLDNPNTLFVAAIDFESSFRLPPAFDVGCFLAQFRNQFFRHPQVLENCPEAVFLDAYLEHRETPAADFLRQVELYRARTNLGIAAFLIKVGLGDSADLWRVLVEAEQALTMVDGASSGQLPEAGAG from the coding sequence ATGCTCATCGAAATGCACTGCCATACCCGGGAGCACTCGGCCTGCAGCCATATTGGAGCCCTGGAGTTGATTGAGCGGGTTTTCGCCAAGGGGCTGCAGGGAGTCGTGTTCACCGATCATCATTTCCTCTGGGACCCGCTCGAGCTGGCAAGGCTCCGGCGGCAGGCGGGGGTTCCCGACCACTTCCTGATCCTTTCCGGGCAGGAGACCTGTTCGGCCGAACTGGGCGACGTGCTGATCTACGGGGCCCGGGAAACCTTCGCCAGGGGGACGCCGCTGGCCCGGATCCGCCAGAGCGCTCCCGATGCCGCCCTGGTGTGGGCCCACCCCTATCGCAAGCAGCGCCTTCCCACAGCCGCCAAGCTGAACCATCCGCTGCTGGACGCCATCGAGATTTTCAACTCCAACCACACGGTCCGCGAGAACAGCCGGGGGCTCTGCGACTGGCACCGCCATCGCTTCACCGCCATCGCCGGCACCGATACCCACGGCGCCGACTACGCGGGGCTCTATCCGACCATCTTCGATCACCCGGTGAAAACGATCGACGAACTCGCGCTGGAAATCCGCCGGGGGCGCTGTCGCCCCTTTTTCAAGGAGATCCCCCGGGCCGGCTCCAAAAGCCAGGTCACCGAGGTCACCTTCGGCGCCAAGGGTCAGGACGAGGTCCGCGAACGCATCATCATCCAGACCCTGGACAGTTCCTACAAGTGGCGTTCCGCCGAACGGGCCCACAAAATCATGGCGGCCATCGCCGCGCAGGGATTCAGCGAGGGGCGCTTCCGCGTGCCGCGGGCCATCGACGAGGACCCCGCCACGCGCACCCTGATTCAGCAGGGGCTGCGGGGCAAATCCCTTTTCGACAAACTGCTCAAGGCCCCGGTGGAGGATGGCCAGCACTTCGTGCGCCTGGCGGCTTGCTGGCTTGCCCGCCTGCACAACGGCCGCCTGCAGCTCACCCCGGCGGGGGAGTTCGCGGAGCGCGAGCAGAAACGGCTGGAAAATTATGTCAAGCGCTTCAGGGAGATCGACCACCCCCACACCCGCCGTGCCGAGGAGATCATGGAACGCATCGCCGCCGAGGAGCAGCGCCTGGGTGTCGAGCAGCCGGAGCTGCTGATCCAGGGGCACGGGGATTACCACCCGAAAAACATCTTCATCGGCCAGGACAACCTGGACAATCCCAACACCCTGTTCGTCGCCGCCATCGATTTCGAAAGCTCCTTTCGCCTGCCGCCGGCCTTCGACGTCGGCTGTTTCCTTGCCCAGTTCCGCAACCAGTTCTTCAGGCACCCGCAGGTTCTCGAAAACTGTCCCGAGGCGGTGTTTCTCGACGCCTACCTCGAACACCGGGAAACCCCGGCGGCGGATTTCCTGCGCCAGGTCGAACTCTACCGGGCCCGCACCAACCTTGGCATCGCCGCGTTCCTGATTAAGGTTGGGCTTGGCGACAGCGCCGACCTGTGGCGGGTGCTGGTCGAAGCCGAACAGGCCCTGACCATGGTCGACGGGGCGAGCTCGGGGCAGCTCCCCGAAGCGGGCGCAGGGTAA